The following are encoded in a window of Flavobacterium cupriresistens genomic DNA:
- a CDS encoding transglutaminase domain-containing protein, which translates to MILKKNTIFVLFLSVLFLQSAYSQKYNAVDNIVLKYPKQFSSTEKLAERIEKDFTSDYDKARAIYSWIAFNISYDLATYLNPPRARGFSYTTELDKQQKIKLQNDKDLQKVFKTRKAVCEGFTLLYRHLAGLVGLKCEIVRGDSKTRLNDIGRQNTTSNHAWNVVLADGKWRLVDVTWGEGYYDQSKRKLAKDFTDIYFDTNPSYFFAKHFPDSGTYLGDQLSKSDFMNAPLIYNKTIEGDYEIMAPQSGTITVKKGDKVTFRIKNISKTAVLFYLNQKNQAVRIENSKERGGSLEFQVTFDQNIGQYLTFYLDKSSIVSFKVIQK; encoded by the coding sequence ATGATATTAAAAAAAAATACCATTTTCGTTCTTTTTCTAAGTGTCCTTTTTTTACAATCCGCTTACTCGCAAAAGTATAATGCGGTTGACAATATTGTTTTAAAATACCCAAAGCAATTTAGCAGTACTGAAAAATTAGCAGAAAGAATTGAGAAAGATTTTACTTCAGATTACGACAAAGCAAGAGCGATCTACAGTTGGATTGCTTTTAATATAAGTTACGATTTAGCCACATATCTGAATCCTCCAAGAGCACGAGGTTTTAGTTATACGACTGAATTGGATAAACAGCAAAAAATAAAACTTCAGAATGATAAAGACCTTCAAAAAGTGTTTAAAACCCGAAAAGCAGTTTGCGAAGGGTTTACGCTTTTGTACCGTCATTTGGCAGGATTGGTTGGTTTAAAGTGTGAGATTGTCCGCGGAGATTCTAAAACCAGATTGAATGATATCGGGCGACAAAACACTACCTCTAACCACGCCTGGAATGTTGTTCTAGCAGATGGAAAATGGCGATTGGTAGATGTGACCTGGGGAGAAGGATATTACGATCAAAGCAAAAGAAAATTGGCCAAAGATTTTACGGACATTTATTTTGATACCAATCCATCCTATTTTTTTGCCAAACATTTTCCTGATTCAGGTACTTATCTTGGGGATCAATTAAGTAAAAGTGATTTCATGAATGCACCTCTGATTTATAACAAAACGATTGAAGGGGACTATGAAATTATGGCACCTCAATCGGGAACTATTACAGTGAAAAAAGGCGATAAGGTTACTTTTAGAATTAAAAACATTTCAAAAACAGCGGTACTTTTTTATCTGAATCAAAAAAATCAGGCGGTTCGAATCGAAAACTCAAAAGAAAGGGGGGGAAGTTTAGAATTTCAGGTTACATTTGACCAGAATATCGGCCAATACCTTACTTTTTATCTTGACAAAAGCAGTATTGTTTCCTTTAAAGTTATTCAAAAATAA
- a CDS encoding YihY/virulence factor BrkB family protein produces MKRQNIFLKSWNLLKDTFLEFNEDNAIKLSASLSYYTLFALPPLLIIIITICGFFFGEEAVTGELYGQINRLVGNDAAIQIQEAIKNVQLSDSNVFITVFGVVMLLIGASGVFAEIQSSINFIWGLRAKPNKGLKKFIQNRIMSFSMIASVGFLMLVSLMLNTVLDLLNSRLKLYFPESTVYLFYVINLVLVLASITLLFAIIFRTLPDGVIKWKDAFIGASCTAALFMIGKFAIGFYLGSSTIASVYGAAGSVIIILVWVYYSAIILYFGAEFTKVYAKSYGGQIVPNEYSVEIKKEIFEIKE; encoded by the coding sequence GTGAAACGTCAAAATATATTTTTAAAATCATGGAATTTACTGAAGGATACTTTTCTAGAATTCAACGAAGATAACGCGATCAAGTTAAGTGCGTCACTGTCTTATTATACATTATTTGCATTACCACCTTTGTTGATCATCATTATAACGATATGTGGTTTCTTTTTTGGAGAAGAAGCCGTAACAGGAGAACTTTATGGACAAATCAACCGATTGGTAGGAAACGATGCCGCCATTCAGATTCAGGAAGCGATAAAAAATGTGCAATTGTCAGATAGCAATGTTTTTATTACGGTTTTTGGAGTTGTGATGTTGCTTATCGGGGCCTCGGGTGTTTTTGCAGAGATTCAGAGTTCGATTAATTTTATTTGGGGACTTAGAGCCAAGCCTAATAAAGGGCTAAAGAAATTCATTCAAAACAGGATCATGTCGTTTTCTATGATTGCTTCTGTGGGGTTTTTAATGCTGGTCAGTTTAATGTTAAATACTGTTTTAGACCTTTTAAACAGCAGGTTGAAATTATATTTCCCCGAAAGTACGGTATATCTTTTTTATGTTATAAATTTAGTCCTTGTTTTGGCGAGTATCACGTTGCTTTTTGCCATTATTTTCAGAACGCTGCCCGATGGGGTCATAAAATGGAAAGACGCTTTTATAGGAGCTTCCTGCACAGCGGCTCTCTTTATGATCGGTAAATTTGCGATTGGATTTTATTTAGGTAGTTCAACTATCGCCAGCGTTTACGGAGCTGCAGGTTCTGTAATTATTATTTTAGTCTGGGTTTATTACTCGGCTATTATTTTATATTTTGGAGCTGAATTTACGAAAGTATATGCAAAATCATACGGCGGACAGATTGTGCCAAACGAGTATTCGGTCGAAATAAAAAAAGAAATTTTCGAAATCAAGGAATGA
- the ychF gene encoding redox-regulated ATPase YchF, producing the protein MKAGIVGLPNVGKSTLFNCLSNAKAQSANFPFCTIEPNIGVVNVPDPRINKLEELVKPERVQMATVDIVDIAGLVKGASKGEGLGNQFLGNIRECNAIIHVLRCFDNDNIVHVDGNVNPIRDKETIDIELQLKDLETVEKRLEKVNRAAKTGNKEAQTEKGLLDRIRESLLQAKSARTIVPQGNDEEVLMESFQLITAKPVLYVCNVDESSAVNGNKYVDQVRELVKDEDAEVIILSVGAEADITELESYEERQVFLEDMGLQEPGASVLIRAAYKLLKQQTYFTAGVKEVRAWTINIGSTAPQAAGVIHTDFEKGFIRAEVISYEDYVQYGSEAKAKEAGKFKVEGKEYIVKDGDVMHFRFNV; encoded by the coding sequence ATGAAAGCAGGAATTGTAGGATTACCAAATGTTGGAAAATCAACATTATTTAATTGTTTATCTAATGCAAAAGCGCAAAGTGCCAACTTTCCGTTTTGTACTATCGAGCCTAATATTGGTGTTGTAAACGTTCCGGATCCGAGAATTAACAAATTAGAAGAGTTAGTAAAGCCAGAACGCGTACAAATGGCAACCGTTGATATTGTAGATATCGCAGGTTTGGTAAAAGGCGCAAGTAAAGGGGAAGGTCTTGGAAACCAATTTTTAGGAAACATTAGAGAGTGTAACGCTATTATTCACGTTTTACGTTGTTTTGATAATGATAATATTGTACACGTTGACGGAAATGTAAACCCAATTCGTGATAAAGAAACAATTGATATTGAACTTCAATTGAAAGATTTAGAAACGGTTGAAAAACGTTTGGAAAAAGTAAACCGTGCCGCTAAAACCGGAAACAAAGAAGCGCAAACAGAAAAAGGGCTTTTAGACAGAATCAGAGAGTCGTTATTACAAGCTAAGTCGGCTCGTACTATTGTACCTCAAGGGAATGATGAAGAGGTTCTAATGGAATCTTTCCAATTGATTACCGCAAAACCGGTTTTATACGTTTGTAATGTTGACGAAAGTTCAGCAGTAAACGGAAATAAATATGTAGATCAGGTTCGTGAGTTAGTAAAAGACGAAGATGCTGAAGTTATCATCCTTTCAGTAGGAGCAGAAGCAGATATTACCGAATTAGAAAGCTACGAAGAGCGTCAGGTTTTCCTTGAAGATATGGGATTACAAGAGCCGGGAGCATCTGTTTTAATTCGTGCTGCTTACAAATTATTAAAACAACAAACGTATTTTACAGCAGGTGTAAAAGAAGTTCGTGCCTGGACGATCAATATCGGATCTACTGCACCACAAGCAGCCGGAGTTATCCACACTGATTTCGAAAAAGGATTCATCCGTGCAGAAGTAATTTCATACGAAGATTACGTTCAATACGGTTCAGAAGCCAAAGCAAAAGAAGCAGGAAAATTCAAAGTAGAAGGAAAAGAATATATTGTGAAAGATGGTGATGTAATGCATTTCCGTTTCAACGTATAA
- the pncB gene encoding nicotinate phosphoribosyltransferase, with product METTFLKSILDNDFYKFTMQHAVIKLFPKAKVRYAFINRGKHVFPPGFADLLRRSVDAMADLRLTKEEKRYLSHHTHYLDPTYLDFLQGYSFDPSEVEISQEGLELKVTIEGYWYRTILWEVPLMALISELFYKANLLIRLNDDAIKSLTKDKIDNYNALGVAVLEFGTRRRHSYEVQELVNETLNNFGNQSFIGTSNVHFAMVNNKRPLGTHAHEWFMFHAAQYGFKMANSMSLEHWTQVYGGDLGIALTDTYTSDIFFNQFDKKYSKLFDGVRHDSGDPVEFAQKVIAHYTKMGIDPKSKSIVFSDSLNFDKVKVISDFCKDKIRMSFGIGTNFTNDVGLPSMNMVVKLTDTKPDNTHWQGVVKLSDEKNKNTGTPEMIALAKEVLGIK from the coding sequence ATGGAAACAACTTTTCTGAAATCAATTTTAGATAATGATTTCTATAAATTTACGATGCAGCATGCTGTAATTAAACTTTTTCCAAAAGCAAAGGTGCGTTATGCTTTTATCAATCGTGGAAAGCATGTTTTTCCGCCCGGTTTTGCTGATTTGCTTCGGCGTTCGGTTGATGCGATGGCAGATTTGCGATTGACAAAAGAAGAGAAGCGTTATTTGTCTCATCATACCCATTACCTTGATCCCACCTATTTGGATTTTTTGCAAGGATACAGTTTTGATCCTTCAGAAGTCGAAATTAGTCAGGAAGGATTAGAGTTAAAAGTTACTATTGAAGGCTATTGGTATCGTACCATTTTGTGGGAAGTTCCTTTGATGGCTCTGATATCGGAACTTTTTTATAAAGCCAATCTTCTGATTCGATTAAACGATGATGCCATAAAAAGCCTGACCAAAGATAAAATAGATAATTACAATGCACTTGGGGTGGCTGTTTTGGAATTTGGGACACGCCGCCGCCATTCTTACGAGGTGCAGGAGTTGGTAAATGAAACGCTGAATAATTTTGGTAATCAAAGTTTTATTGGAACCAGTAATGTGCATTTTGCAATGGTCAACAATAAACGACCACTGGGAACACATGCACACGAGTGGTTTATGTTTCATGCAGCACAATACGGCTTTAAGATGGCCAATTCAATGAGTTTGGAGCATTGGACACAGGTGTATGGAGGAGATCTCGGAATTGCGCTTACAGATACGTATACGTCGGATATATTTTTCAACCAATTTGATAAAAAATACTCCAAACTTTTTGATGGCGTTCGGCATGATAGTGGTGATCCCGTAGAATTTGCTCAGAAAGTAATTGCACATTACACCAAGATGGGAATTGACCCCAAGTCAAAAAGTATTGTTTTTTCGGATTCTCTTAATTTTGATAAAGTAAAAGTGATATCCGATTTCTGTAAAGACAAGATCAGAATGTCTTTTGGAATCGGAACTAATTTTACCAATGATGTTGGCCTTCCGTCTATGAATATGGTGGTGAAATTAACCGATACCAAACCAGATAATACACATTGGCAGGGAGTTGTGAAACTTTCTGACGAAAAAAATAAAAATACAGGAACGCCCGAAATGATTGCTTTGGCAAAAGAAGTACTGGGAATTAAATAG
- a CDS encoding 4Fe-4S dicluster domain-containing protein — protein MAIIITDECINCGACEPECPNTAIYEGADDWRYKDGTSLSGKIILPDGTEVDAGDAQTPISDEVYYIVPGKCTECKGFHDEPQCAAVCPVDCCVPDDNHVEDEETLLERQAFLHNE, from the coding sequence ATGGCAATAATTATAACCGACGAATGTATTAACTGTGGGGCCTGCGAACCGGAGTGCCCGAATACAGCAATTTATGAAGGAGCGGATGATTGGAGATACAAAGATGGTACAAGTTTATCCGGAAAAATAATTTTACCTGATGGAACTGAAGTAGATGCAGGTGATGCACAAACTCCAATTTCTGATGAAGTATATTACATTGTTCCCGGAAAATGTACGGAGTGTAAAGGTTTTCATGACGAACCTCAATGTGCTGCAGTATGTCCGGTTGATTGTTGCGTACCTGATGATAATCATGTAGAAGATGAAGAAACGTTACTAGAGCGTCAGGCATTTCTGCACAACGAATAA
- a CDS encoding NADPH-dependent FMN reductase, translating into MKIIAFGGSNSQHSINKKLATYAAGLFENAEIEVLDLNDYAMPLFSVDLEKEIGQHEIAKLFLSKIESADTLVISLAENNGNYSAAFKNLFDWSSRIMKEIFQQKPMLLLATSPGARGGASVLEIANNALPRYGAQIKATFSLPAFNANFDIEQNKISNTELDRELKESIKASF; encoded by the coding sequence ATGAAAATTATAGCGTTTGGAGGAAGTAACAGTCAGCATTCAATCAATAAAAAATTGGCAACATACGCAGCCGGTTTATTTGAAAATGCAGAAATTGAAGTTTTAGATTTAAATGATTATGCAATGCCCTTGTTTAGTGTCGATCTGGAAAAAGAAATAGGACAGCACGAAATTGCCAAATTGTTTTTGAGTAAAATAGAGAGTGCTGATACTTTGGTCATTTCTCTGGCAGAAAACAACGGAAATTATTCGGCAGCTTTCAAAAACCTTTTTGATTGGAGTTCCAGAATTATGAAAGAAATTTTTCAGCAAAAGCCGATGCTGTTATTAGCGACCTCACCAGGAGCTAGAGGAGGAGCATCTGTTTTAGAAATAGCAAACAATGCTTTACCAAGGTATGGAGCGCAGATAAAAGCGACTTTCTCCTTACCGGCTTTCAATGCTAATTTTGATATTGAGCAAAATAAAATTTCAAATACAGAGTTAGATAGAGAATTAAAAGAGAGTATAAAAGCCAGTTTCTAG
- a CDS encoding acyl-CoA reductase: MTLETKKSVFVELGKFLNQFSEQDTIKKSDVLHNDLFFDDFEKLIHLSQSHNGWYTPEQVYFALQSWAAALKEENITKWLSAYSLDAAENDKTVALILAGNIPLVGFHDFLSVLLTGNRAIIKTSSNDQHLLPFFAKYIIAVNPDFKDKITFVEGKLENFDTVIATGSNNTARYFEYYFKDKPSIIRKNRNSVAVLNGKETKEQLEALGEDIFRYFGLGCRNVSKLFVPKGYSFTAFFEAIFKYQDVIHYEKYANNYDYNKAVFLMSNFKLLDNGFLTIKEDPSYASPISSVFYEFYDDIEELEKRLQADAEQIQCIVSNDLVKNSISFGQTQNPQLWDYADNVDTITFLLTTK, encoded by the coding sequence ATGACATTAGAAACAAAAAAAAGTGTTTTTGTTGAATTAGGAAAATTCTTAAACCAATTTTCTGAGCAGGATACAATTAAAAAATCGGATGTTTTACACAACGATTTATTTTTTGATGATTTCGAAAAACTCATTCACTTATCGCAATCTCATAATGGCTGGTATACTCCTGAACAGGTTTATTTTGCTCTTCAATCCTGGGCTGCTGCCTTAAAGGAAGAAAACATTACAAAATGGCTTTCTGCTTATTCGTTAGACGCTGCTGAAAATGACAAAACGGTAGCTTTGATATTAGCAGGAAATATACCATTGGTAGGTTTTCATGATTTTTTATCTGTTTTACTGACAGGAAATCGTGCTATCATCAAAACATCTTCAAATGATCAGCATTTATTGCCTTTTTTCGCAAAATACATCATTGCGGTTAACCCTGATTTCAAAGATAAAATCACTTTTGTCGAAGGTAAATTGGAAAATTTCGATACTGTAATTGCTACGGGAAGCAACAATACAGCGCGTTATTTTGAATATTATTTTAAAGACAAACCTTCTATTATTCGAAAAAACAGAAATTCGGTCGCTGTTTTAAACGGAAAAGAAACCAAAGAACAACTAGAAGCTTTAGGGGAAGATATTTTCAGATATTTTGGTCTGGGATGTCGCAATGTCTCGAAACTATTTGTTCCAAAAGGATATTCTTTTACTGCTTTTTTTGAAGCAATTTTCAAATATCAGGACGTTATACATTATGAAAAATACGCCAACAACTACGATTATAATAAAGCGGTATTCTTAATGAGTAATTTTAAATTGCTAGATAATGGCTTTCTAACGATAAAAGAAGACCCAAGTTACGCCTCACCTATTTCGAGTGTTTTTTATGAGTTCTACGATGATATTGAAGAGCTGGAAAAACGCCTTCAGGCTGATGCTGAACAAATTCAGTGTATCGTTAGTAACGATTTAGTAAAAAACAGTATTTCGTTCGGACAAACACAAAATCCGCAATTATGGGATTATGCGGATAACGTAGATACTATAACGTTTTTGTTAACAACAAAGTAA
- a CDS encoding TonB-dependent receptor — protein MKKIALLLFLFNTVFLFAQKEISGVVKDKSGTPIPGVNVLEKGTTNGVSTNFEGGYLIKVKEGATLIFSYVGYTNVEKSTTNRITDVTLDENGGQVLSDVVIVGSRNSKRTVVNSAVPIDVISVKDVTTQSGKLEINELLQYVAPSFNANKQSGSDGADHVDPASLRGLGPDQTLVLINGKRRHQSSLINLFGTRGRGNTGTDLNAIPATSIKRIEILRDGAAAQYGSDAIAGVINIVLNDNVDELTGSVTYGVFNTNAKGDFLDGTPNTKDFRLDQNGNGNSYGKNQSFDGGSVKVAANYGVAIGEKGGYANFTTEYINKNKTLRPAYDFRKGFGDAAIQGFNLFGNLSIPISEKTQFYAFGGRNYRDTDAYAFTRNGGERVVESVYPGGYTPRITSNIVDNSLAAGFKTKTASGWNIDMSNTYGKNLFHYYIKGTINASLEDKSPTEFDAGGHSLTQNTTNFDLSKNYDSVLSGLNLAFGAEFRTEKFNIFAGEEGSYATYDTNGRPITDPTTQQAPTIPNPDYDPTKPTSPDNPLTISRPGGSQGFPGYSPANTVDKSRTNLSLYTDAELDVTEAFLLSGAVRFENYSDFGSTLNGKLAARIKAGEHINFRGSVSTGFRAPSLAQIYYNLRFTNFNAGGATEVLLAPNNSPVTKAFGIQKLNEEKAVNASLGFTATFGDFTATVDGYYIKVKDRIVLTGYFDASAFNLGVDKAQFFVNGVDTSTHGLDLVLAWKKKFGASQFGVTLVGNINDMKIDNVKNGSLAEATFFGKREKAFLLSSAPDSKFGLNLNYSKNKFDAGLAFTRFSKVVLVDYGDEDDVYNARLITDLTVGYKLTNNLKLSVGSNNLFNVYPTKQDELGNTEAGGYWDAVQMGFSGAYYYARIGFNF, from the coding sequence ATGAAAAAGATTGCACTATTATTATTTCTATTTAATACGGTATTTCTCTTTGCTCAAAAAGAAATATCGGGAGTTGTAAAAGACAAATCAGGCACACCAATACCGGGAGTTAACGTTCTTGAAAAAGGAACAACAAATGGGGTATCTACCAATTTTGAAGGCGGTTACCTTATAAAAGTAAAAGAAGGTGCTACCTTAATTTTTAGTTATGTTGGCTATACTAATGTAGAAAAATCAACAACAAACCGTATAACTGACGTTACTTTAGACGAAAATGGCGGACAAGTACTAAGTGATGTCGTAATTGTTGGATCAAGAAATTCCAAAAGAACTGTAGTCAATTCTGCTGTTCCTATTGACGTTATTAGCGTAAAAGATGTTACTACCCAAAGCGGTAAATTAGAGATTAATGAATTACTGCAATATGTCGCTCCTTCTTTTAATGCCAACAAACAGTCCGGTTCTGATGGTGCCGATCACGTAGATCCTGCTTCCTTGAGAGGTCTGGGACCGGATCAAACCTTAGTTCTTATTAATGGAAAAAGAAGACACCAATCGTCACTTATTAATTTATTTGGAACTCGCGGGCGTGGGAATACAGGAACGGATTTGAATGCAATTCCGGCTACGTCTATCAAAAGAATTGAAATTTTACGTGATGGTGCTGCAGCACAATACGGCTCTGATGCTATTGCGGGGGTTATTAATATTGTATTAAATGACAATGTTGATGAACTAACCGGATCCGTAACTTATGGCGTGTTTAATACCAATGCAAAAGGTGATTTCCTGGACGGAACTCCAAATACCAAAGATTTCAGATTGGATCAAAACGGGAATGGAAATTCATACGGTAAAAACCAATCTTTTGATGGTGGATCCGTAAAAGTAGCTGCCAACTATGGAGTTGCTATTGGTGAGAAAGGCGGTTACGCTAATTTCACTACAGAATACATCAACAAAAACAAAACACTCAGACCTGCTTATGATTTTAGAAAAGGTTTTGGAGATGCCGCCATTCAAGGCTTTAATCTTTTTGGAAATTTATCCATTCCTATTTCTGAAAAAACGCAGTTTTATGCTTTTGGAGGCCGAAATTACAGAGATACTGATGCTTATGCTTTTACCAGAAATGGTGGCGAAAGAGTGGTAGAATCTGTATACCCGGGTGGTTATACACCAAGAATTACCTCTAATATTGTGGACAATTCTTTGGCGGCAGGATTTAAAACCAAAACAGCCAGTGGATGGAATATCGACATGAGTAATACTTATGGGAAAAACCTTTTTCATTACTATATAAAAGGAACCATAAATGCTTCATTAGAAGACAAATCTCCAACAGAATTTGATGCCGGCGGACACAGTTTGACTCAAAACACTACTAATTTTGATCTTTCTAAAAATTACGATTCGGTATTGAGTGGTTTAAATCTTGCTTTTGGAGCAGAATTCAGAACAGAAAAATTCAACATTTTTGCCGGAGAAGAGGGTTCTTATGCAACCTATGATACTAATGGAAGACCTATAACGGATCCTACAACGCAACAGGCTCCAACAATCCCAAATCCGGATTATGACCCTACTAAACCTACTTCGCCTGATAATCCTTTAACAATTTCAAGACCAGGAGGATCACAAGGATTCCCAGGATACAGCCCTGCCAATACAGTTGATAAAAGCCGTACCAACTTATCCTTATATACAGATGCTGAGTTGGACGTAACAGAAGCCTTTTTATTAAGCGGAGCGGTTCGTTTTGAAAACTACAGTGATTTCGGAAGTACTCTAAACGGAAAATTAGCTGCCAGAATAAAAGCAGGAGAACATATTAACTTCAGAGGATCTGTAAGTACCGGTTTTCGTGCTCCGTCATTAGCACAAATTTACTATAACTTACGTTTTACAAATTTCAATGCAGGCGGTGCTACCGAAGTTTTACTGGCTCCAAATAATAGCCCTGTTACAAAAGCTTTTGGAATTCAAAAATTAAATGAAGAGAAAGCCGTGAACGCCTCTTTGGGTTTCACTGCTACATTTGGTGACTTCACAGCAACAGTAGATGGTTATTATATCAAAGTAAAAGATCGTATCGTTCTTACCGGATATTTTGATGCAAGTGCTTTTAATCTTGGCGTTGACAAAGCGCAGTTTTTTGTTAATGGTGTTGATACCAGCACACATGGTTTGGATTTAGTTTTGGCCTGGAAGAAAAAATTCGGAGCCTCACAATTTGGAGTGACTTTGGTTGGAAACATCAATGATATGAAAATTGATAATGTGAAAAATGGTTCTCTGGCCGAAGCTACTTTCTTTGGAAAACGTGAGAAAGCCTTTTTATTATCCTCCGCTCCGGACAGCAAATTTGGTTTAAACTTAAACTATTCTAAAAATAAATTTGATGCGGGCTTAGCGTTCACACGATTTAGTAAAGTAGTTTTAGTGGACTATGGTGACGAAGATGATGTTTACAACGCAAGATTAATTACAGATCTAACAGTTGGTTATAAACTGACAAACAACCTAAAATTAAGTGTGGGTAGCAATAACTTATTTAATGTATACCCAACTAAACAAGACGAATTAGGTAACACCGAAGCCGGTGGTTATTGGGATGCGGTTCAAATGGGTTTCAGCGGTGCTTACTACTATGCCAGAATTGGATTTAATTTCTAA
- a CDS encoding transglutaminase domain-containing protein: protein MPLKKLLILFLFANMIFLHASYSQNYSAIDSIVLKYPDFGNTTKLAERIKIDFTSEHDKARAIYSWIALNLEYDLETFLNPRDKKSFSAKEDADWAKKKQLNDASTTQKAFRSRKAVCEGFANLYAHLAALTGLKCQVVTGDSKVDLPDIGRRNYLSNHAWNTVQVDGKWILIDVTWGQGSYDFKRKVLVRKFTPIYFDMEPKYFNAKHYPEAAMYKGNTGNKNEFLNGPLIYNDFIAEKCEILMPFSGVINANEGDKVTFKIKNVSKGDDLYYLDKKEEKVKIENLKEQDGVLEFQITYNRKQGRFITLYLDKNALASFKVVPKTI, encoded by the coding sequence ATGCCACTAAAAAAACTCCTTATCTTATTCCTTTTTGCGAATATGATTTTTTTACATGCCTCTTATTCCCAAAATTACAGCGCTATTGACAGTATTGTATTAAAATATCCGGATTTTGGAAACACAACAAAATTAGCAGAAAGAATTAAAATAGATTTTACTTCAGAACATGATAAAGCAAGAGCAATATACAGTTGGATTGCTTTAAATTTAGAATATGATTTAGAGACATTTTTAAATCCACGCGATAAAAAAAGTTTTTCAGCCAAAGAGGATGCTGATTGGGCTAAAAAAAAACAATTAAACGATGCCAGTACTACTCAAAAAGCCTTTAGATCCCGAAAAGCGGTATGCGAAGGATTTGCGAATTTGTATGCACATTTGGCTGCATTAACCGGATTAAAATGTCAGGTAGTAACCGGGGATTCAAAAGTAGATTTACCGGATATTGGAAGAAGAAATTATCTTTCGAATCATGCTTGGAATACGGTTCAGGTTGATGGAAAATGGATTTTAATTGATGTTACCTGGGGACAAGGGTCTTATGATTTCAAACGTAAAGTACTGGTAAGGAAATTTACGCCTATTTATTTTGACATGGAGCCAAAATATTTTAACGCCAAACATTATCCTGAAGCTGCGATGTACAAAGGTAATACAGGAAATAAAAATGAATTTCTGAATGGACCACTTATCTATAACGATTTTATAGCGGAAAAGTGCGAAATCTTAATGCCTTTTTCGGGTGTAATTAATGCTAATGAAGGAGATAAGGTAACTTTTAAGATTAAAAATGTTTCAAAAGGGGATGATCTTTATTATCTTGATAAAAAGGAAGAAAAAGTTAAAATTGAAAATCTAAAAGAACAGGATGGGGTATTAGAATTTCAAATTACTTATAATAGAAAACAGGGTCGTTTTATTACTTTGTATCTTGATAAAAATGCTCTTGCTTCTTTTAAAGTAGTTCCAAAAACAATTTAG